A genomic window from Cupriavidus metallidurans CH34 includes:
- a CDS encoding dipeptide ABC transporter ATP-binding protein — MAKTVSKQGIVLPPERVVAVDNLTVRFATSERTVEAVRNLSFHVDRGETLAVVGESGSGKSVTSLALMRLVEHGGGKIANGAMALRRRNGEVLDLANAGESTLRKVRGADVAMIFQEPMTSLNPVFPVGEQIAESIRLHQGKNKAAALAEALRMLELVRIPEARRVLDRFPHQLSGGMRQRVMIAMALSCKPGLLIADEPTTALDVTIQAEILQLIRNLQAEMNMGVVFITHDMGVVAEVADRVLVMYRGEKVEEGTSDQVFHAPAHPYTRALLSAVPKLGAMAGTDLPARFPLVQMSDTDKVVEEAPQDTIPAGAEPILRVRDLVTRFDVPGGLFGKVTRRVHAVEQVSFDLYPGETLALVGESGCGKSTTGRSLLRLVDSQSGTIEFAGQNISQMRGPALQALRRNIQFIFQDPFASLDPRVPVGYSIMEPLLVHKVASGKEAEARVAWLLEKVGLTAAHASRYPHEFSGGQRQRICIARALALNPKVVVADESVSALDVSIQAQIVNLMLGLQRELGVAFLFISHDMAVVERVSHRVAVMYLGQIVEIGPRRAIFENPQHPYTKKLMSAVPIADPARRHMKREPLSDEIPSPIRAVGDEPVVQPLVAVAGSGAHGHYVARHAVGGAY; from the coding sequence ATGGCAAAGACCGTTTCGAAACAAGGCATCGTGCTGCCGCCCGAGCGCGTGGTGGCCGTCGACAACCTCACCGTGCGCTTCGCCACCTCGGAGCGTACCGTCGAGGCCGTGCGCAACCTGTCGTTCCATGTCGACCGTGGCGAAACGCTGGCCGTGGTTGGCGAGTCGGGCTCGGGCAAGTCGGTGACGTCGCTGGCGTTGATGCGCCTGGTGGAGCACGGTGGCGGCAAGATCGCCAATGGCGCCATGGCGCTGCGCCGGCGCAATGGCGAGGTGCTCGATCTGGCCAATGCCGGCGAATCGACGTTGCGCAAGGTGCGCGGCGCGGACGTGGCGATGATCTTCCAGGAGCCGATGACCTCACTGAATCCGGTGTTTCCGGTTGGTGAGCAGATCGCGGAGTCGATTCGCCTGCACCAGGGCAAGAACAAGGCCGCGGCCCTTGCCGAGGCGCTGCGTATGCTGGAACTGGTGCGCATTCCGGAAGCACGGCGCGTGCTCGACCGCTTCCCGCATCAACTCTCAGGCGGCATGCGGCAGCGCGTGATGATCGCGATGGCGCTGTCCTGCAAGCCGGGTTTGCTGATCGCGGACGAGCCGACCACCGCGCTCGACGTGACGATCCAGGCGGAGATCCTGCAGCTTATCCGCAATCTCCAGGCAGAGATGAACATGGGCGTGGTTTTCATCACGCACGACATGGGCGTGGTGGCCGAGGTGGCCGATCGTGTGCTGGTGATGTACCGCGGCGAAAAGGTGGAAGAGGGCACGTCCGACCAGGTGTTCCACGCGCCCGCCCACCCGTACACGCGCGCGCTGCTGTCGGCCGTGCCGAAGCTCGGGGCGATGGCCGGCACCGATCTGCCGGCCCGCTTCCCGCTGGTGCAGATGAGCGACACCGACAAGGTGGTCGAGGAAGCGCCGCAGGACACCATTCCGGCAGGCGCCGAGCCGATCCTGCGCGTACGCGACCTGGTGACGCGCTTCGATGTGCCAGGCGGCCTGTTTGGCAAGGTCACGCGCCGCGTTCACGCGGTGGAGCAGGTCAGCTTCGATCTCTACCCGGGCGAGACGCTGGCGCTGGTTGGCGAGTCGGGCTGCGGCAAATCGACCACGGGACGTTCGCTGTTGCGGCTGGTCGATTCGCAGAGCGGCACGATCGAGTTCGCAGGCCAGAACATCAGCCAGATGCGGGGACCGGCGCTTCAGGCGCTACGCCGCAATATCCAGTTCATCTTCCAGGACCCGTTTGCGTCGCTGGACCCGCGCGTGCCGGTTGGCTACTCGATCATGGAGCCGCTGCTGGTGCACAAGGTGGCCAGCGGCAAGGAAGCCGAGGCGCGTGTCGCCTGGCTGCTCGAAAAGGTGGGCCTGACAGCCGCGCACGCATCGCGCTATCCGCACGAGTTCTCGGGCGGCCAGCGCCAGCGGATCTGCATCGCGCGCGCCCTGGCGCTGAACCCGAAGGTGGTCGTCGCCGACGAATCGGTGTCGGCGCTCGACGTGTCGATCCAGGCGCAGATCGTCAACCTGATGCTCGGCCTGCAGCGCGAGCTGGGCGTGGCCTTCCTGTTCATCTCGCACGACATGGCCGTGGTGGAGCGCGTAAGCCACCGCGTGGCCGTGATGTATCTGGGCCAGATCGTCGAGATCGGTCCGCGTCGCGCTATCTTCGAGAACCCGCAGCACCCGTACACGAAGAAGCTGATGTCGGCGGTGCCAATTGCCGATCCGGCCCGACGCCACATGAAGCGCGAGCCGCTGTCCGACGAGATTCCCAGCCCGATCCGCGCGGTCGGCGACGAGCCAGTGGTCCAGCCGCTGGTTGCCGTGGCCGGCAGTGGCGCGCACGGACATTACGTAGCCCGGCACGCCGTCGGCGGCGCCTACTGA
- the gsiB gene encoding glutathione ABC transporter substrate-binding protein GsiB produces MSDRKVSFRLMAGATAVGAMGMMAAAPAFAAKDAVMAVYSTFTTLDPYDANDTLSQAAVKSFYQGLFGFDKDMKLVNVLAESYDVSKDGLVYTIKLKKGVKFHDGTTFDATAVKANLDRVTDPANKLKRYTLFNRVAKTDVVDPNTVRITLKEPFSPFINVLAHPSAVMISPTALKKYGKEIAFHPVGTGPFEFVEWKQTDYLKGKKFAGYWKTGYPKIDTITWKPVVDNNTRSAVMQTGEADFAFSIPFEQAAVLKASPKVDLIDGPSIIQRYLSLNTMVKPFNDPKVRQAINYAINKEALAKVAFAGYAVPSAGVVPPGVDYAEKLGPWPYNPAKARELLKEAGYPNGFETTLWSAYNHTTAQKVIQFVQQQLQQVGIKAQVLALEAGQRVERVESVAKPEDAGVRMYYVGWSSSTGESDWALRPLLASEAMPPKLLNTAYYKNDQVDADIANALRTTDRAEKAKLYKDAQEQIWKDAPWAFLVTEKVLYARSKRLTGAYVMPDGSFNFDEIDIKQ; encoded by the coding sequence ATGTCTGACCGCAAGGTTTCGTTCCGCCTGATGGCCGGCGCCACCGCAGTGGGCGCCATGGGCATGATGGCCGCCGCGCCGGCATTCGCCGCCAAGGACGCGGTGATGGCCGTGTACTCCACCTTCACCACGCTGGACCCGTACGACGCGAACGACACGTTGTCGCAGGCGGCGGTGAAGTCGTTCTACCAGGGCCTGTTCGGCTTCGACAAGGACATGAAGCTGGTCAACGTGCTGGCCGAGAGCTACGACGTCAGCAAGGATGGCCTGGTCTACACGATCAAGCTCAAGAAGGGCGTGAAATTCCACGACGGCACCACGTTCGACGCGACCGCGGTCAAGGCCAATCTGGACCGCGTGACCGATCCGGCCAACAAGCTCAAGCGCTACACGCTGTTCAACCGTGTGGCCAAGACCGACGTGGTGGACCCGAACACGGTGCGAATCACGCTCAAGGAGCCGTTCTCGCCGTTCATCAACGTGCTGGCCCACCCGTCGGCGGTGATGATCAGCCCGACCGCGCTGAAGAAGTACGGCAAGGAGATTGCCTTCCACCCCGTGGGCACCGGACCGTTCGAGTTCGTGGAATGGAAGCAGACCGATTACCTGAAGGGCAAGAAGTTCGCGGGCTACTGGAAGACCGGCTATCCGAAGATCGACACGATCACCTGGAAGCCTGTGGTCGACAACAACACGCGCTCGGCCGTGATGCAGACCGGCGAGGCCGACTTCGCGTTCAGCATTCCGTTCGAGCAGGCCGCGGTGCTCAAGGCCAGCCCGAAGGTGGACCTGATCGACGGGCCGTCGATCATCCAGCGCTACCTGTCGCTGAACACGATGGTCAAGCCGTTCAACGACCCCAAGGTGCGCCAGGCGATCAACTACGCGATCAACAAGGAGGCGCTGGCCAAGGTGGCGTTCGCCGGCTACGCCGTACCGTCGGCCGGCGTGGTGCCACCGGGCGTGGATTACGCCGAGAAGCTGGGCCCATGGCCGTACAACCCGGCCAAGGCGCGCGAGCTGCTCAAGGAAGCCGGCTACCCGAACGGCTTCGAGACGACGCTGTGGTCGGCCTATAACCACACCACCGCGCAGAAGGTGATCCAGTTCGTGCAGCAGCAGCTGCAACAGGTGGGCATCAAGGCGCAGGTGCTGGCACTGGAAGCTGGCCAGCGCGTGGAACGCGTGGAGTCCGTGGCCAAGCCCGAGGACGCCGGCGTGCGCATGTACTACGTGGGCTGGTCGTCGTCGACCGGTGAGTCGGACTGGGCGCTGCGTCCGCTGCTGGCTTCGGAAGCGATGCCGCCGAAGCTGCTGAACACGGCCTACTACAAGAACGACCAGGTCGATGCCGATATCGCCAACGCGCTGCGCACGACCGATCGCGCCGAGAAGGCCAAGCTCTACAAGGACGCCCAGGAACAAATCTGGAAGGACGCGCCGTGGGCCTTCCTGGTGACCGAGAAGGTGCTGTACGCGCGTTCGAAGCGCCTGACTGGTGCCTACGTGATGCCCGACGGCTCGTTCAACTTCGACGAGATCGATATCAAGCAGTAA
- the gsiC gene encoding glutathione ABC transporter permease GsiC produces MLNYFLKRLLGVIPTMLIVAVLVFLFVHLLPGDPARLAAGPEADADTVELVRKDLGLDRPMPEQFVRYFSNALRGDFGTSLRTKRPVSEEIGDRFLPTLYLTIASMVWAVIFGMTIGICSAVWRNQWPDRLGMTLAVSGISFPAFALGMLLMEVFSVQLGWLPSIGADSWKHYILPSLTLGAAVAAVMARFTRASFIEVLQEDFVRTARAKGVRETVVVIKHTLRNAMIPVVTMMGLQFGFLLGGSILVEKVFNWPGLGRLLVDAVEMRDYPVIQAEVLLFSLEFILINLVVDVLYTVINPTIRYK; encoded by the coding sequence ATGCTGAACTACTTCCTTAAACGACTTCTGGGCGTGATACCCACCATGCTGATCGTGGCGGTGTTGGTATTCCTGTTCGTCCATCTGCTGCCCGGCGATCCGGCGCGGCTGGCCGCGGGCCCGGAGGCCGACGCGGACACCGTGGAACTGGTGCGCAAGGATCTCGGGCTCGATCGCCCGATGCCGGAGCAGTTCGTGCGTTACTTCTCGAACGCCCTGCGGGGGGACTTCGGTACCTCGCTGCGCACCAAGCGACCCGTTTCGGAAGAAATCGGCGACCGCTTCCTGCCCACGCTGTACCTGACGATCGCGTCGATGGTCTGGGCCGTCATCTTCGGCATGACCATCGGCATCTGCTCGGCCGTGTGGCGGAATCAGTGGCCGGACCGCCTGGGCATGACGCTGGCGGTGTCGGGTATCTCGTTCCCGGCCTTCGCGCTGGGGATGCTGCTGATGGAAGTGTTTTCGGTGCAGCTTGGCTGGCTGCCGTCGATCGGCGCCGATAGCTGGAAGCACTACATCCTGCCGTCGCTGACGCTCGGCGCGGCCGTGGCCGCCGTGATGGCGCGATTCACGCGCGCATCGTTCATCGAGGTGCTGCAGGAGGACTTCGTCCGTACCGCACGCGCCAAGGGCGTGCGCGAGACCGTGGTCGTGATCAAGCATACGCTGCGCAACGCAATGATTCCCGTCGTGACGATGATGGGCCTGCAGTTCGGCTTTCTGCTGGGCGGCTCGATCCTCGTCGAGAAGGTGTTCAACTGGCCCGGCCTCGGCCGCCTGTTGGTGGATGCCGTGGAGATGCGTGACTACCCGGTGATCCAGGCCGAGGTGCTGCTGTTCTCGCTCGAATTCATCCTGATCAACCTGGTGGTGGACGTGCTGTACACCGTGATCAACCCCACCATCCGCTATAAATAA
- the gsiD gene encoding glutathione ABC transporter permease GsiD codes for MSDISTPAAPEAASVPEAVRTPWTEFWRKFRKQHLALAAGAFVLLLVVVAILAPHIVPYDPENFFDYDALNAGPSAAHWMGVDSLGRDIFSRILAGTRISLAAGFFSVIIGAVIGTVLGLLAGYYEGWWDRIVTRICDVLFAFPGILLAIAIVAILGNGMVNVIFAVAVFSIPAFARLVRGNTLMLKRLTYVEAARSIGASDWTILMRHILPGTVSSIVVYFSMRIGTSIITAAGLSFLGLGAQPPTPEWGAMLNEARADMVTAPHVAIFPSLAIFLTVLAFNLLGDGLRDALDPKIDRR; via the coding sequence ATGTCCGATATTTCCACGCCCGCCGCTCCCGAGGCCGCCAGCGTCCCGGAGGCCGTCCGCACGCCCTGGACCGAGTTCTGGCGCAAGTTCCGCAAGCAGCATCTCGCGCTGGCCGCCGGCGCGTTCGTGCTGCTGCTGGTGGTGGTCGCGATTCTGGCGCCGCACATCGTCCCGTACGACCCCGAGAACTTCTTCGACTACGACGCGCTCAACGCAGGCCCGTCGGCTGCGCACTGGATGGGCGTTGACTCGCTCGGGCGCGACATCTTCAGCCGCATCCTGGCCGGTACGCGCATTTCGCTGGCGGCCGGCTTCTTCTCGGTGATCATCGGCGCGGTCATCGGCACGGTGCTGGGCCTGCTGGCCGGCTACTACGAGGGCTGGTGGGACCGCATCGTCACGCGCATCTGTGACGTGCTGTTCGCGTTTCCGGGCATCCTGCTTGCGATCGCCATCGTCGCGATCCTGGGCAATGGCATGGTCAACGTGATCTTCGCAGTGGCGGTGTTCAGCATTCCAGCCTTCGCGCGCCTTGTGCGGGGCAACACGCTGATGCTCAAGCGGCTCACGTACGTGGAAGCGGCACGCAGCATTGGCGCATCCGACTGGACGATCCTGATGCGGCATATCCTGCCCGGTACCGTGTCGTCGATCGTGGTGTACTTCTCGATGCGGATCGGCACGTCGATTATCACGGCGGCTGGCCTGTCGTTCCTGGGCCTTGGCGCGCAACCGCCCACGCCCGAGTGGGGCGCGATGCTGAACGAGGCGCGCGCTGACATGGTGACCGCGCCCCACGTGGCGATTTTCCCGAGCCTGGCGATCTTCCTGACCGTGCTGGCGTTCAACCTGCTGGGCGATGGCCTGCGCGATGCGCTCGATCCGAAGATCGACCGGCGTTGA
- a CDS encoding DmpA family aminopeptidase: MAPSARIEHKSSTMMDIPVIGTLPVGPRNAITDVAGVTVGHCTLADGACQTGVTVIRPHAGNVYREKVPAAATVLNGFGKSIGLVQVDELGVMETPIALTNTFSVGALAQAQIRAAIAENPEIGRAWPTVNPLVFECNDGYLNDIQAMAVQGMHYDSALAAASVDVAQGAVGAGRGMSSFGVKGGIGTASRIAGGYTVGALVLSNFGTPDSLIYGGRLLGAALAGQLRQEIVPEKGSIIMIVATDAPLDARQLGRLSLRAGAGLARTGSVFGHGSGDIALAFSTAYTVPHLADVPMPAVQMVHETRLDPLFRAAADSVEQAIVNALWHGETVHGRDGHTRRALRELLQELMA; this comes from the coding sequence ATGGCACCTTCAGCACGCATTGAACACAAGTCGAGCACGATGATGGATATCCCCGTGATTGGCACGTTGCCGGTGGGCCCTCGCAATGCGATTACCGACGTGGCTGGCGTGACCGTCGGCCACTGCACGCTGGCCGACGGGGCTTGCCAGACCGGGGTGACGGTGATTCGCCCGCACGCGGGCAATGTCTACCGCGAGAAGGTGCCCGCAGCGGCCACCGTGCTGAACGGATTCGGCAAGAGCATCGGCCTGGTGCAGGTCGACGAACTCGGCGTGATGGAAACGCCGATCGCGCTGACCAACACCTTCTCTGTTGGCGCACTGGCACAGGCGCAGATCCGCGCGGCCATTGCCGAGAACCCCGAGATCGGCCGCGCCTGGCCCACCGTCAATCCGCTCGTGTTCGAGTGCAATGATGGCTATCTGAACGACATTCAGGCGATGGCGGTCCAGGGGATGCACTACGACAGCGCCCTGGCGGCCGCGAGCGTGGATGTCGCGCAAGGCGCGGTGGGCGCGGGGCGGGGCATGTCATCGTTCGGCGTCAAGGGTGGTATCGGCACCGCATCCCGCATAGCGGGCGGCTACACGGTTGGCGCGCTGGTGTTGTCGAACTTCGGCACACCGGATTCCCTGATCTACGGCGGCAGGCTGCTGGGCGCGGCGCTGGCTGGCCAACTGAGGCAGGAGATCGTCCCGGAGAAGGGATCGATCATCATGATCGTGGCCACCGATGCACCGCTCGACGCGCGGCAGCTTGGCCGGCTTTCGCTGCGCGCCGGCGCGGGGCTGGCGCGAACCGGTTCCGTATTTGGCCATGGCTCTGGCGATATCGCGCTAGCGTTCTCGACGGCGTACACCGTGCCACATCTGGCCGACGTACCGATGCCGGCCGTGCAGATGGTGCATGAAACACGGCTCGACCCGCTGTTTCGCGCCGCTGCTGACAGCGTGGAGCAGGCCATCGTCAATGCGCTCTGGCATGGCGAAACCGTTCATGGCCGCGATGGGCACACCCGGCGGGCACTACGCGAACTGTTGCAGGAACTGATGGCATGA
- a CDS encoding M55 family metallopeptidase has protein sequence MKILVSTDIEGVAGVFHAEQTRAGNGEYERARAWMTAEANAAVQGAFAGGATEVLVNDSHGGFRNLLPDQIDPRAQLVLGKPRYLSMMAGVEQDCDGVFMIGYHGRAQSRGVLAHTINSGAFARVWLNGLELGEAGIYAALAGEFGVPVMLASGDDVFIAETQPLMPWVRYVQTKAAGGQGSGTSLSPAAAREAIAVAAESVTRDAIVQAKARCFELPGPVSCRLQTTTTAHADLFCQWPEFERVDGVTLTFTGPTVQAVVRMLNCCSAMSFMLK, from the coding sequence ATGAAGATTCTGGTTTCCACGGACATCGAAGGCGTGGCCGGCGTATTCCACGCCGAGCAAACACGCGCGGGGAATGGAGAGTACGAACGCGCGCGTGCCTGGATGACGGCCGAAGCCAATGCCGCCGTGCAGGGCGCATTTGCGGGTGGCGCCACCGAGGTGTTGGTCAACGATTCGCACGGGGGCTTCCGCAACCTGCTGCCGGATCAGATCGACCCGCGCGCGCAACTGGTGCTGGGCAAGCCGCGCTATCTGAGCATGATGGCTGGCGTCGAGCAGGATTGCGACGGCGTGTTCATGATCGGCTATCACGGCCGGGCGCAGAGCCGTGGCGTGCTGGCCCATACGATCAACAGCGGCGCGTTCGCGCGCGTCTGGCTCAACGGGCTGGAGCTGGGCGAGGCGGGCATCTACGCCGCATTGGCCGGCGAGTTCGGCGTGCCGGTGATGCTGGCCAGCGGCGATGACGTCTTCATCGCGGAAACGCAGCCGCTGATGCCTTGGGTGCGCTACGTGCAGACCAAGGCCGCAGGCGGGCAGGGCAGTGGCACCTCGTTGTCGCCCGCTGCCGCTCGTGAAGCGATCGCAGTGGCCGCCGAGTCCGTGACGCGCGATGCGATCGTCCAAGCCAAGGCACGTTGCTTCGAACTGCCTGGGCCGGTGAGTTGCCGCCTGCAGACAACGACCACCGCCCACGCCGACCTGTTCTGCCAATGGCCCGAGTTCGAACGGGTCGACGGTGTCACGCTGACATTCACGGGGCCAACCGTGCAGGCTGTGGTGCGGATGCTGAACTGCTGCTCGGCGATGTCGTTCATGCTGAAGTAG
- a CDS encoding M14 family metallopeptidase: MPASQTARYFARSYAEARQKFLAAARACGAALTEFPHPTETGNEGEALAMDVAWVGAADASRVLLVTSGTHGAEGFCGSGTQVAMLADTGLHSDCHRAGCALMFIHAVNPYGFSHLRRVNEDNVDLNRNFADFERPLPANPAYAEIAPMLLPSQWPPSCDEHTALMKRVTERGMGWFQAAISAGQYQDPDGMFFGGQQATWSNYTLRRILARFGAGRTTLRWVDVHTGLGPWGYGEAIYMGPDEARQLNKTRAIWGGSVTSIYDGSSTSANLTGLAWAAVPQTLPTIDYAGIALEFGTLPLPEVLDALRGDHWLHVHPEADENQRALIKQAVWRAFYGDSDEWRDGVVAQVTDAVRKGIGA, from the coding sequence ATGCCTGCCAGTCAGACTGCGCGCTACTTCGCACGCAGCTATGCCGAAGCCCGCCAGAAATTCCTGGCGGCCGCCCGCGCATGTGGTGCGGCGCTGACCGAGTTTCCCCACCCCACTGAAACAGGCAACGAGGGCGAGGCCCTGGCGATGGACGTCGCCTGGGTCGGGGCCGCCGATGCGTCGCGCGTGCTGCTGGTGACGTCCGGCACGCACGGCGCCGAAGGGTTCTGCGGATCGGGCACGCAGGTGGCGATGCTTGCCGACACGGGGCTGCATTCGGACTGCCACCGCGCCGGCTGCGCGCTGATGTTCATCCACGCGGTCAATCCCTATGGCTTTTCCCACCTGCGCCGTGTCAACGAGGACAACGTCGACCTGAACCGCAATTTCGCGGACTTCGAACGGCCACTGCCGGCCAATCCGGCCTATGCCGAGATTGCCCCGATGCTGCTGCCGAGCCAGTGGCCGCCGTCGTGCGACGAACACACCGCGCTGATGAAGCGGGTGACGGAGCGGGGCATGGGCTGGTTCCAGGCGGCGATCAGCGCCGGACAGTATCAGGACCCGGATGGCATGTTCTTCGGCGGTCAGCAGGCAACGTGGAGCAACTACACGCTACGGCGCATCCTGGCCCGCTTTGGCGCCGGACGGACCACTTTGCGATGGGTCGATGTGCACACGGGGCTGGGACCGTGGGGCTATGGCGAAGCGATCTACATGGGGCCCGACGAGGCGCGCCAGTTGAACAAGACGCGGGCCATCTGGGGCGGCAGCGTGACGTCGATCTACGACGGCTCGTCGACATCGGCCAACCTGACCGGGCTCGCGTGGGCGGCTGTGCCGCAGACGCTGCCGACGATTGACTACGCAGGCATCGCCCTGGAGTTCGGCACGCTGCCGTTGCCCGAGGTGCTCGATGCGTTGCGTGGCGACCATTGGCTGCATGTGCATCCTGAAGCGGACGAGAACCAGCGCGCACTGATCAAGCAGGCCGTGTGGCGTGCCTTTTATGGCGATTCGGACGAATGGCGCGATGGCGTGGTGGCCCAGGTGACCGACGCGGTGCGCAAGGGAATCGGCGCGTAG